In the genome of Vicia villosa cultivar HV-30 ecotype Madison, WI linkage group LG7, Vvil1.0, whole genome shotgun sequence, one region contains:
- the LOC131618919 gene encoding uncharacterized protein LOC131618919, with amino-acid sequence MARPLEKISDINDEKELWKVAVKIHHKWSVISNNKEHFEMVVYDSEWLCSNRFIFGCMEVVKSGSDIHVIVPPVYRKNFDSLFVVNDTYTIANFQVQLNDLLFKPSAHKYLLKFTGGTKVGDRNVHQIQEKNSASHIWFNLMHVFPMTCTNVIGVVDEIGYTQVQVGSKKQQVNFVIRDLSNNTITVTLWEAYAVQFINYVEQQVDTAIPVVIMIQYAKVKEAFGKYPLSVTNTYNVTKVAINEDTETIKQFAKMLTQDTIVAVSGLRSQQSQGRSQNSYSSRQSPTQKLLSNAVLLPHEQIVKLKDTTFCATVATITKIFASKYGWYYQACHECPNKVTGDKPPYKCVKGHDTETAIFRYRIEVGVLHVGTKCKFVLWDKESEDLLEVSAAHMRETMFQAGIFDPLDFPLALDKLLDQELAFKVKWQPDWSNCSVIMLVKDKPIVD; translated from the exons ATGGCACGACCGTTGGAAAAGATCTCTGATATTAACGATGAAAAGGAACTTTGGAAAGTTGCTGTTAAAATACATCACAAATGGAGTGTCATCTCTAACAATAAAGAACATTTTGAGATGGTTGTTTATGATTCTGAG TGGCTTTGTTCTAATAGGTTTATATTTGGTTGCATGGAGGTGGTAAAAAGT ggaAGTGATATTCATGTTATCGTACCTCCCGTTTATAGGAAGAATTTTGATTCGCTGTTTGTTGTTAATGATACTTACACTATTGCAAACTTCCAAGTTCAGCTGAATGATCTGCTGTTCAAACCTTCTGCTCACAAGTACCTCCTTAAATTTACTGGTGGGACAAAAGTTGGGGATAGAAATGTCCATCAGATTCAGGAAAAG AACTCTGCATCTCATATTTGGTTTAACCTGATGCACGTTTTCCCAATGACCTGTACAAATGTTATCGGAGTGGTTGATGAAATTGGGTACACACAGGTCCAGGTGGGAAGTAAAAAGCAACAGGTCAACTTTGTCATTCGCGACTTGAG CAACAACACTATAACGGTTACGTTATGGGAGGCGTACGCGGTGCAGTTTATCAACTACGTTGAACAGCAGGTCGATACTGCAATTCCTGTTGTGATTATGATTCAATATGCCAAAGTCAAAGAAGCTTTTG GCAAATATCCTCTATCTGTTACCAATACTTACAATGTCACCAAAGTGGCTATTAATGAAGACACGGAAACAATCAAACAATTTGCTAAAAT GCTTACACAGGATACTATAGTGGCTGTCTCGGGTCTTCGCAGCCAGCAGTCTCAGGGAAGGTCGCAAAACTCATACAGTTCTCGCCAATCACCTACCCAAAAATTGTTGTCTAATGCTGTTCTTCTTCCTCATGAGCAAATCGTTAAACTCAAAGAC ACTACTTTTTGTGCTACCGTTGCCACAATTACAAAAATCTTTGCCTCAAAATATGGCTGGTACTACCAGGCATGCCATGAATGCCCGAACAAAGTCACTGGTGATAAACCTCCCTACAAGTGTGTCAAGGGACATGACACTGAAACTGCCATTTTCAG GTATAGAATAGAGGTGGGTGTTCTTCATGTTGGTACAAAATGCAAGTTTGTTTTGTGGGACAAGGAGAGTGAAGACCTATTGGAAGTCTCGGCTGCTCATATGCGCGAAACCATGTTTCAG GCTGGAATATTTGATCCCCTCGATTTTCCACTGGCACTTGACAAGCTCCTGGATCAGGAGCTTGCCTTCAAAGTCAAGTGGCAACCAGATTGGTCTAATTGCTCAGTCATCATGTTAGTGAAAGATAAACCTATTGTGGATTAA
- the LOC131618920 gene encoding uncharacterized protein LOC131618920 produces MDGNPFNGHDSTTTLARKRRRILLSKKKLSNHGQNKENEPTSTPTAGTLAASSRDTATRYPLQPTTSNDSHTLPSQQHFDILQNKKRSRIIAANGVNLFNRFNNADTSPSFHVGESSNISKRQKFTQKQLLITTPAALNNPHTSPDITNPHNVSYPNPNVSRTSYSSDDTNGDSEDCDSFGHNSDSDDSMEPHDVRDQHNQSYSDIGDPVWECLICQACMWYAERKNMRKHTTVPKFELCCRSGKIVLPYMKQPPLLLQKLLHHKTDPESKNFQANIRTYNAMFSFTSPGMKFDTNIPKGGGPPTMHLHGQTCHRIGSLVPPQGALPQYAQLYIYDTDHEITNRMRCFKDNTSIETSIVAKLKSMLDEVNVLVKAFRMARDMFKANPYVELRLKLISDRHDDGRVYNMPTVAEVAALIVGDVDTGEMRDLVVQYWSGKLQRIDEFNPSYLSYQYPLIFCYGEDGYRNNILHKYRDETTVTKKNRQSIKDWLCFRLQERTDEPKTLLYSRKLFQQFLVDGYAMMESERLNWLRKNQSKLRVGKYNNLQQRCEQGEQNPGNKQGKRVVLPSSFVGSKRYMDQLYFDGMAISSRLGFPDLFITFTCNPNWPEITRLLSPKNLKPHDRPDIVAKVFNIKFKELMFDLTKKHILGKVMAFMYTIEFQKRGLPHAHILIFLHPQSKYPTPSDIDNIICAEIPDPEIHPALYALVKSHMIHGPCGLSRPDSRCMRNRQCSKYYPKNFIEDTVVNAEGYPLYRRRSHTHVITKNNIKLDNRNVVPYNTRLLLKYQAHINMEWCNQCTSIKYLFKYIHKGYDRIGASVVASKSNNGLQHECVDEIKQYLDCRYVSPSEACWRIFSYKVHGRKPAVERMFFHLIGEKAVYYKDCEQMEHVLESASVTESMFTSWLVANATYAEAQSLTYGEFVTKFVYVKRNRMWKPHKRGFTIGRLVWVPPTTGELFYLRVMLTVAKGPTCYEDIRRVSETQYDTFREACFAMGFLDDDREYICALKEASAWGTGHYLRKLFVVMLLSGVVNRPAHVWKESWILLADGLLYEQRQIANNPVQTTDLTLPDDAIQQLTLIEIEKMLQLNHRTLHDFKPIPYPNDYVIQQLGNRLIYDERQYNIQDMKAEFDNLFKCLTDEQRKIFDQIMDAVNKQQGGVFFLHGYGGTGKTYMWRTLASALRSKHEICLTVATSGIASLLLPGGRTAHSKFKLPVPCLENSTCKINFNDPSAGLLREAKLIIWDEAPMAHKYCFETLDRTLKDVMSNYGNSETIFGGKVVIFGGDFRQILPVVPGGSRSDIVHSTINASYIWHYVKVLNLTKNMRLSSGPSEQDKKEIADFSDWLLKIGEGRISET; encoded by the exons ATGGATGGTAACCCCTTTAATGGACATGATTCCACTACAACTCTTGCAAGAAAAAGGAGGAGGATTTTGTTGTCTAAAAAGAAACTCTCTAACCATGGCCAGAACAAAGAAAACGAACCAACATCAACACCTACTGCTGGGACTTTGGCCGCCTCTTCCAGGGACACTGCAACAAGATATCCTCTCCAGCCCACTACCTCTAACGATTCCCACACTCTACCATCTCAACAGCATTTTGACATTTTGCAAAACAAAAAAAGATCAAGAATTATTGCTGCCAATGGGGTGAATCTGTTCAACCGCTTCAACAATGCCGACACTTCTCCATCGTTCCATGTAGGTGAATCATCAAACATCAGCAAGCGGCAAAAATTCACCCAAAAACAACTACTCATTACAACCCCTGCTGCTCTTAACAATCCCCACACTTCTCCTGATATAACAAATCCACATAATGTAtcatatcctaatcctaatgtaagtAGAACAAGTTATTCCTCCGATGATACCAATGGAGATTCTGAAGATTGCGACTCATTTGGACACAACTCTGATTCAGATGACTCCATGGAACCTCATGATGTTCGTGATCAACACAACCAGT CTTATTCTGACATTGGTGACCCGGTGTGGGAATGTTTAATTTGCCAAGCTTGCATGTGGTATGCAGAGCGCAAGAATATGAGAAAACATACCACTGTTCCAAAATTCGAATTGTGTTGCAGGAGCGGTAAAATTGTTTTACCATACATGAAACAACCACCGTTACTGTTACAAAAGTTACTTCATCACAAAACTGATCCTGAGAGCAAGAACTTTCAGGCCAATATAAGAACATACAATGCAATGTTTTCTTTTACATCTCCAGGGATGAAATTTGACACCAACATTCCCAAGGGAGGAGGTCCTCCAACGATGCACCTACACGGTCAAACATGTCACCGGATAGGCAGTCTTGTACCACCGCAGGGTGCACTGCCACAATATGCCCAATTGTACATTTACGACACTGACCACGAGATTACAAATAGAATGCGTTGTTTCAA GGACAATACATCTATTGAAACATCTATTGTAGCTAAGTTAAAGAGTATGTTGGATGAAGTTAATGTTCTGGTCAAAGCGTTTAGAATGGCACGTGATATGTTTAAGGCCAATCCATACGTCGAATTAAGGCTGAAACTTATCAGTGATAGGCATGACGATGGTCGTGTGTATAATATGCCAACTGTTGCGGAGGTTGCTGCCCTTATTGTTGGAGATGTTGACACAGGTGAAATGAGAGACCTTGTGGTCCAATACTGGAGTGGTAAATTACAAAGAATTGATGAGTTCAATCCAAGTTATCTTTCATATCAATACCCATTGATTTTTTGCTACGGTGAAGACGGTTACCGGAATAATATCCTTCACAAGTATCGAGATGAAACAACTGTTACAAAGAAGAATAGGCAATCTATCAAGGATTGGCTGTGTTTTCGTCTCCAAGAACGCACAGATGAACCTAAAACATTATTGTACTCAAGGAAACTTTTCCAACAATTTTTGGTTGATGGTTACGCTATGATGGAATCAGAACGTCTCAATTGGCTGcgaaaaaatcaatcaaaattaaGGGTCGGAAAATACAATAATTTGCAACAAAGGTGTGAGCAGGGAGAACAGAATCCAGGTAACAAACAAGGTAAGCGTGTTGTTCTACCTTCTTCTTTTGTGGGAAGCAAAcgatacatggatcaactttactTCGACGGTATGGCCATTTCAAGCAGATTGGGATTCCCAGATTTGTTTATCACGTTCACATGCAACCCAAACTGGCCTGAGATTACACGGTTGTTGTCCCCGAAAAACTTAAAACCCCATGATAGGCCTGACATTGTTGCTAAAGTTTTCAACATCAAGTTCAAAGAGCTTATGTTTGACCTAACAAAAAAACATATTCTTGGAAAAGTTATGGCAT TTATGTATACAATTGAGTTTCAAAAGCGAGGCTTACCCCATGCACACATTTTGATCTTCTTGCACCCCCAAAGCAAGTATCCAACTCCGTCCGACATTGATAACATAATTTGTGCAGAGATTCCTGATCCTGAAATTCATCCTGCTTTATACGCTCTGGTGAAATCCCATATGATACATGGACCGTGCGGTCTTTCGCGGCCTGATTCACGCTGTATGAGAAATAGGCAATGTTCTAAATATTATCCAAAAAATTTCATCGAAGATACAGTTGTTAATGCTGAAGGTTATCCATTATATAGAAGAAGATCACACACCCATGtaattacaaaaaataatatcAAGTTGGATAATAGAAATGTTGTCCCCTATAACACTCGGTTATTGTTGAAATATCAAGCACATATTAATATGGAATGGTGTAACCAATGCACTTCTATCAAGTATCTATTCAAATACATTCACAAGGGATATGACAGAATTGGTGCAAGTGTGGTTGCTTCTAAGTCAAACAACGGACTACAACATGAATGTGTAGATGAGATCAAACAATATCTCGATTGTAGGTATGTTTCTCCGAGTGAGGCGTGTTGGCGAATTTTTTCATACAAGGTTCATGGAAGGAAACCTGCTGTTGAGCGAATGTTTTTCCATCTCATCGGTGAAAAGGCTGTCTATTATAAAGATTGTGAACAAATGGAGCATGTATTAGAAAGTGCAAGCGTAACAGAATCCATGTTCACGTCTTGGCTTGTAGCAAATGCAACATATGCGGAAGCCCAGTCATTGACATATGGTGAATTTGTTACAAAGTTTGTTTATGTTAAGAGAAACAGAATGTGGAAGCCACATAAAAGAGGGTTCACTATCGGACGTTTGGTGTGGGTTCCACCGACAACCGGTGAACTTTTCTATTTGAGGGTGATGTTGACGGTGGCTAAGGGCCCAACTTGCTATGAAGATATCAGGAGGGTCAGTGAAACACAATATGACACCTTTAGAGAGGCATGCTTTGCTATGGGATTCTTAGATGATGATCGAGAATACATATGTGCGTTAAAGGAGGCAAGCGCTTGGGGGACAGGTCATTATCTTAGAAAGCTGTTTGTTGTTATGCTCTTATCAGGTGTTGTAAACCGTCCTGCCCATGTATGGAAGGAATCATGGATTCTATTGGCCGATGGTCTCTTGTACGAACAAAGACAAATTGCCAACAATCCAG TACAAACCACAGATTTAACATTACCGGATGATGCAATCCAGCAGCTGACATTGATAGAGATTGAAAAAATGCTGCAACTGAACCATCGCACCCTGCATGATTTCAAGCCCATTCCTTATCCGAATGACTATGTTATTCAACAACTGGGAAACCGGCTTATTTACGATGAAAGACAGTACAATATCCAGGACATGAAGGCGGAATTTGATAACCTATTCAAGTGTCTGACTG ACGAACAGAGGAAGATTTTTGACCAAATCATGGATGCCGTCAACAAACAACAAGGTGGTGTCTTCTTCCTGCACGGTTACGGCGGAACCGGTAAGACATATATGTGGAGAACACTTGCAAGTGCATTGAGATCTAAGCATGAGATTTGTCTAACTGTTGCAACAAGTGGGATAGCATCTCTTTTGTTGCCAGGGGGTCGTACAGCTCATTCAAAGTTCAAGTTGCCAGTTCCATGTCTTGAGAACTcaacttgcaaaattaatttcaatgacCCTAGCGCAGGTCTTCTAAGGGAGGCAAAGCTGATTATATGGGACGAGGCCCCGATGGCACACAAATATTGTTTTGAAACGCTGGACAGGACTTTGAAGGATGTCATGAGTAATTACGGTAACTCCGAAACTATTTTCGGAGGCAAGGTTGTGATTTTTGGTGGGGATTTTCGTCAGATATTACCCGTTGTACCTGGAGGAAGTCGTTCTGACATTGTCCATTCAACAATTAATGCTTCTTACATTTGGCATTATGTTAAAGTCTTGAATTTGACCAAAAACATGCGTCTATCCTCCGGACCATCTGAGCAAGATAAAAAGGAAATTGCGGATTTCTCTGATTGGCTTTTAAAGATAGGAGAGGGACGAATTTCTGAAACCTAA